The window GCCGATACCCTGCAGCTGAAATCCATGCTGAACGCGGTATTCAATGATCCGGGTCTGCGCTTTGTTTACACCACCCGCTCCGCTACTCCCTGGATCTTAAATGAAGAGGGCAGCAAACTCTACGATGAGGGGTACACCTTCGTGCCCGGCAAAGACGAGGTTGTCCGTGAAGGTTCTGCCGGATATATCGTCAGCTATGGTGAGATGCTGTACCGTTGCCTCGACGTGGTCGAGCAACTTAAAGCTGAAGGCATCGATGTCGGCCTGATCAACAAGCCGACCCTCAACGTTGTCGATGAGGAAATGATGGCGAAGATCGGTAAGTCCGGCTTTGTTGTCACCGTCGAGACCCAGAATGCCAAGACCGGCCTTGGTTCCCGTTTCGGTACCTGGCTGCTCGAGCGCGGTCTGGCGCCTAAGTTGGGCACCATGGGTAGCTGCAAGATCGGCCATGGCGGCCTGAGCGAGCAGATTCCGCATCAGGGTATGGGCGCGGATGATATTAAGGCTAAGGTTCGCAGCCTCATCTAAGTATAAATCAGCCAGGGAACGCATCTCCTTTAGTATTTCACCAATGGACAGAGTAATGCTGTAGTCCATCGGTAAAAACTTCGAATATGGCGTCCCCTGGACAGATTTTGAAAAAGCAGAATATTCTTACCAATTCAATGTGAAATGGTTGGGCGGATTGGGGAAACCCTTTCCGCCCTTTTTGTTGATACAGGATTCCTAGGAGACGTTCATGTTACCGTTCGATGTTATCTTGCTGTTTTTTACTTCGTCAATTCTGCTGGCCATGGCCCCAGGGCCGGATAATCTTTTTGTTTTGGCGCAGTCGGCGCAGCACGGTAAAAAGGCCGGCATTGTTGTGACCTTTGGCCTTTGCACCGGTGTACTGGTGCATACCGCGGCGGTGAGCATGGGGGTTGCTGCAATCTTCCAGACTTCGCAGTTGGCTTTCAATATTCTGAAATATATCGGTGCGGCGTATTTGATTTATCTGGCGGTGATGTCCTTTAGGGCGAGCGGTGCCGCAGGTGGTCCGGGCAGGGTGGAAAAACTCCAGTACCGACGTCTCTATGGACGGGGGGTGATTATGAATATCACCAACCCGAAAGTTTCGATCTTCTTTCTGGCATTTCTGCCGCAATTCGCCAGCCCCGCTCATGGGCCGATTATTCCACAGATGCTGATGCTTGGAGCGCTCTTTATTGTTTCAACCATCCTTATTTTTGGGGCAGTTGCTCTTTTGGCGGGATCATTTGGCGAATGGCTCGCTCAATCGGAACGGGCCAGCAGGATACTCAACCGAACTGCCGGAACGATTTTCGGAGCGTTGGCTATCAAGCTGGTAATGTCTGAACGTTAACTGTATCAGTCCACACATTTTCACCGTCAGTAACAAGTGACGCAAAAAATCTCTTTCTTGTATTGGAGACAAATACTCTACCCATGCCTCATCAGAATAGAATAGTACAACCCGGCTTTAAAAAAGGCACAGTAATCTCAGAAGAAGATAATGTACTTACCCCCCCGGCAGACTGGAAGTTTCTCGGGGCGGGGGATGCTCCGCTCACCCGTAATGTGAAGAAAATGGGGCCCAGCTGGCAGGTGCAGGTGCAAAGAGGGCGCCGCAAGATATCCAAAGGTATCTGGGCACCCGCTGCGAATATCGATACCGCAACAGAGGAGCTTGAAGCAAAGCGTTCCACACCTGAATATGCCAGAAAGCGTACTACGGATTTAAAGCGAAAAGAGCGGAAACATAATCAATATGTCGACGAATTTTATGCTGCTACCTTGCAGTTTCTCAACTTTCATCCTGATTATCGGCAGCATGCTGAAAATCTGGCCAGGGCTGTAGCGGCCCATGCAACTCCTGTAGGTTCAGGTACTGTTGCCAGAACCGAGCGTATATCGTTGGCAGAGAGAGTGCAGGCGGCTGTAATTGCCTGGATGCGTCACCAGACGACCAGTTATGATAACATGTCCATTGCCCGTATAAAGGGTAAGAGACGAGAGGTTAGGAGAATGCTGGCAGAGCGTTCAGGGAGGCTATTGTCCCGTTACAGATCAGGCCTGCCCGTGGAGGAGGGGTGCCCCCTTTACAAAGCTCTCACCAGCTTGGACAATAGCTGAGGTCAACCGAATTCTCATAAATACTTTGTCGAGAGAAAGACAACTCGTTTGATTTCAGGTAGTGGCTTTTAATTGGGTCTCTGCTCTTTCACAATGATGGCAACGGGAGATCTGTCGGGGAGCACATCTGCTTTACTCCTTTTGCAGTAGCAGGAGTCAGGAGTGTTTGGCAGGAAAAATATCGAAGCTTGTGACGTCTGCATTACAAAAAAGATATCCGGCTAACTGTTAAGCATAGCGAGAGAAAAAGCTTGTGAGCATTTGTGTTAGAGTATAATTTCCAGTTGTTAGGTACGTGCTTGTTGCCTGGGTGTGGTGATTTGGTGTAACAAAAGATCATGCGAGGAAACGATGGGTAAAGACGATAAGAGTGCGGTTGTACAGACGACCCGGGAGCGCTCGGCGCTTCTGGTAGCAACGCTGACCTCGTTTATCGGGCCGTTTATGATATCCTCGGTCAATGTTGCCCTGCCCGTGATTCAGCAGGATCTCAGGATGGACGCGGTGGAGTTGAGCTGGATTGCTACATCCTATCTGCTCGCCATAGCCGTATTCCTGCTGCCTGCGGGAAAACTTGCCGATATCCATGGCAGAAAGCGTATCTTTGCCGTGGGCCTGGCTATTTATACCGTCGGCGCCACTTTGGCAGCCTTTGCCAATTCAGCTGCCATGCTGATTTCCATGCGGGTGATTCAGGGGATTGGCGGGGCATTGTTCGTGACCACGGGCATGGCGATCCTTACCTCAATTTTTCCGCCGCAAAAGCGCGGGCGGGTCATTGGTATCTATGTATCGGCAGTCTATGTCGGTTTATCAATGGGACCTTTTGCCGGCGGCTACATCACGCACTATCTCGGTTGGCGGGCTATATTTTTGTTGATGGCACCGTTTGGCGCCTTCTCTCTTTATATGACACTCAGGCATTTGAAGGGGGAGTGGTACGGCGCAAAAGGAGAAAAACTTGATGTGCCGGGTTCCTTTTACTACGGTTTCTCCATCATCGCTTTTGTCTACGGCGCAACAAAGTTGCCTGAATTGACCGGGATTATTCTTTCAATTTCAGGGCTTTTGGGGTTAGTCTTTTTCATCTGGCAGCAAAAACGCTCAAGCATGCCGCTTTTCCATATAGAGCTTTTTTCAATCAACAAGGTATTTGCCTATTCAAGCTACGCCGCGTTGTTGAATTATTCGGCTACATTCGGCATAACATTTATGGTTAGCCTGTATCTGCAGTTCATCAAGGGCATGTCCCCCCAGGCGGCCGGGAGCGTGCTGATGGCACAGCCGGTAATGATGGCCCTGCTCTCACCGTTGGCTGGCAGATTCTCCGATCGTATCGAACCGAGGATACTTGCCACCGCAGGCATGACTATTACCGCTATTGGCGTCCTGTTATTCAGCAGGTTGGGCGAGACAACCCCCGTTGGCCTGATTATTGCCAATCTTATTTTTCTGGGCACTGGCTTCGCCCTGTTTAGTTCGCCCAATATGAGCGCCATGATGGGTGCGGTGGAAAAGCGTCATTATGGGTTGGCTTCGGGGCTGGTGGCAACCATGAGGCTGTTGGGACAGATGTGTTCCATGGCTCTTGCCACAGTGGTTCTGGCTCTACTGGTTGGGCGTGAGGCGATCGCACCGGAAAACTACGATCGTTTCCTGGCAAGTATTGAGATAATTTTTGTGATCTCCGGTTTCCTCTGTATCCTAGGTGTATACTTCTCCTGGTCAAGGGGGAGACTGGCCAGACCCGGCAGATAGGTTGCAAAGACGGATGACGGAGCTGATGGCTCCTGGAGTAAAGGTGCCCTGGCTGTGTGATGCAGGGAATATGAAAGACAACAGCAAGGAGGAGATGCATGCAGAGCTTCATGGAAACAGCAATGGCACGAAGAAGTATCAGACGCTTTGAATCCAGGTCGATAGAAGAGGACAAGCTGGCAAGAATCCTGGAGGCAGCGCGCTGGAGTCCCTCGTGGGCGAATACCCAGTGTTGGGAAATTGTTGCTGTTGAATCTCCAGAGACATTGGAGAAACTCGGTGCAGAACTGTCACCCAAAAACCCGGCAACTCTGGCGATCGCAAAGGGGCCACTGACCCTGGCAATCTGTGGAGAGAAGGAAAAATCAGGTTATTACAAGGGAACAAAGTCGACCAAATTTGGTGACTGGCTGATGTTCGATCTCGGTCTGCTTACCCAGACCATTTGCCTGGCTGCCCATGAAGAGGGGTTGGGCTCGGTTATCGTCGGTTCATTCGATCATGACAAGGTTAACGCTCTATTAGAGATACCTGATGAGTACGAAGTGGTTGCTCTGTTGCCTATGGGCTATCCTGATCACGCACCTTCACCTCCAAAGCGTCGCGAGTTGTCTGAATTTTGCCACAAGGAAAAATTTGGCCGGAAAGGCTGATTGTCCAGGTTGT of the Desulfosediminicola ganghwensis genome contains:
- a CDS encoding LysE family translocator, whose protein sequence is MLPFDVILLFFTSSILLAMAPGPDNLFVLAQSAQHGKKAGIVVTFGLCTGVLVHTAAVSMGVAAIFQTSQLAFNILKYIGAAYLIYLAVMSFRASGAAGGPGRVEKLQYRRLYGRGVIMNITNPKVSIFFLAFLPQFASPAHGPIIPQMLMLGALFIVSTILIFGAVALLAGSFGEWLAQSERASRILNRTAGTIFGALAIKLVMSER
- a CDS encoding DUF2293 domain-containing protein yields the protein MPHQNRIVQPGFKKGTVISEEDNVLTPPADWKFLGAGDAPLTRNVKKMGPSWQVQVQRGRRKISKGIWAPAANIDTATEELEAKRSTPEYARKRTTDLKRKERKHNQYVDEFYAATLQFLNFHPDYRQHAENLARAVAAHATPVGSGTVARTERISLAERVQAAVIAWMRHQTTSYDNMSIARIKGKRREVRRMLAERSGRLLSRYRSGLPVEEGCPLYKALTSLDNS
- a CDS encoding MFS transporter; the encoded protein is MGKDDKSAVVQTTRERSALLVATLTSFIGPFMISSVNVALPVIQQDLRMDAVELSWIATSYLLAIAVFLLPAGKLADIHGRKRIFAVGLAIYTVGATLAAFANSAAMLISMRVIQGIGGALFVTTGMAILTSIFPPQKRGRVIGIYVSAVYVGLSMGPFAGGYITHYLGWRAIFLLMAPFGAFSLYMTLRHLKGEWYGAKGEKLDVPGSFYYGFSIIAFVYGATKLPELTGIILSISGLLGLVFFIWQQKRSSMPLFHIELFSINKVFAYSSYAALLNYSATFGITFMVSLYLQFIKGMSPQAAGSVLMAQPVMMALLSPLAGRFSDRIEPRILATAGMTITAIGVLLFSRLGETTPVGLIIANLIFLGTGFALFSSPNMSAMMGAVEKRHYGLASGLVATMRLLGQMCSMALATVVLALLVGREAIAPENYDRFLASIEIIFVISGFLCILGVYFSWSRGRLARPGR
- a CDS encoding nitroreductase family protein, which gives rise to MQSFMETAMARRSIRRFESRSIEEDKLARILEAARWSPSWANTQCWEIVAVESPETLEKLGAELSPKNPATLAIAKGPLTLAICGEKEKSGYYKGTKSTKFGDWLMFDLGLLTQTICLAAHEEGLGSVIVGSFDHDKVNALLEIPDEYEVVALLPMGYPDHAPSPPKRRELSEFCHKEKFGRKG